From a single Pseudopipra pipra isolate bDixPip1 chromosome 7, bDixPip1.hap1, whole genome shotgun sequence genomic region:
- the LOC135416910 gene encoding UDP-glucuronosyltransferase 1A1-like, which produces MLRALLLLFLCFLSPASAGKLLVIPMEGSHWLSMKEVLAELSKRGHEIVVLAPDNKVYIGSSDVYDLKTYPVPIKKEEMEAQIRSLGLMCFSEEPFLVRFWNALKDLQKTAALFEATYRSLLYNKEMMKYIQDSKFDAVFTDPFSPCGPIVAVQFSVPSVFFMRDVPCNTDKQAAQGPDPPSYVPRIFWHRQTT; this is translated from the coding sequence ATGCTGagggcactgctgctcctcttcctgtGCTTCCTGAgtcctgccagtgctgggaagctgctggtgATCCCCATGGAGGGCAGCCACTGGCTCAGCATGAAGGAAGTGCTGGcagagctaagcaagagagGGCACGAAATTGTGGTTCTGGCACCGGACAACAAGGTGTACATCGGCTCCTCAGATGTCTATGACTTGAAAACCTACCCTGTCCCTATcaagaaggaagagatggaagCACAGATACGCTCATTGGGTCTGATGTGCTTTAGTGAAGAGCCTTTCCTGGTCAGATTTTGGAATGCTCTGAAAGATTTACAGAAGACCGCTGCCCTGTTTGAAGCCACCTACAGATCCTTGCTGTACAACAAAGAGATGATGAAATACATCCAAGACAGCAAATTTGACGCCGTCTTCACGGATCCCTTCAGTCCCTGTGGGCCGATCGTTGCTGTTCAGTTCTCCGTCCCCAGTGTGTTCTTCATGAGGGATGTTCCATGTAACACGGAcaaacaggctgctcagggcccGGACCCGCCGTCCTACGTCCCACGGATATTCTGGCACAGACAGACCACATGA